The Clostridium septicum genome contains a region encoding:
- a CDS encoding alpha/beta-type small acid-soluble spore protein: MAKTLVPEAKNGLAKFKNEVASEMGVPFTDYNGDLSSKQCGSVGGEMVKRMVQQYENGMK, encoded by the coding sequence ATGGCTAAGACATTAGTACCAGAAGCTAAAAACGGTTTAGCTAAATTCAAAAATGAAGTAGCTAGTGAAATGGGAGTTCCTTTCACTGATTACAATGGAGACCTTTCTTCAAAACAATGTGGATCTGTTGGAGGAGAAATGGTTAAAAGAATGGTTCAACAATATGAAAATGGTATGAAGTAA
- a CDS encoding DNA gyrase/topoisomerase IV subunit B — protein MSDDLIKGYDVTDLTSLEKLEPVRVRPGMYIGSTGSKGLHHCIWEILDNSIDEISNGYGDKAIIILNKDKSVTVIDNGRGIPTGIHPVKKKSGVEMVFTELHTGGKFDNKNYKTSGGLHGVGAAVVNALSKWLEVEVHQNGNIYKQRFEYCYDKDLKKDMPGTAVGKLESVGKSKDTGTRVTFMPDKEVFSTVDFKFDIIDERLQELAFQNKGIHLELIDRRKDEETKKEYYSERGLLDFIDYLNESKTTLHPNPIFFEGERALDSTQMFGEVCIQFTDSTTEYIASYVNNIPTTEAGTHETGFKTGMTRAFKEGAKKLGILKEKDKDFEGDDLREGMTAIVRIKITNPVFEGQTKTKLGSSEAYTMMNDLAYTKFGEWIEDNKDIATMIINNALQAAQRREKIKKINDAEKKKVGKGTAPLAGKVAVCTLKDNAVNEFIVVEGDSAGGSAKQARDRRFQTIMPSKGKIMNTEKQKLENVLASEELKIFNTAIGTGTLDNYKEEDLKYDKIIIMSDADVDGYHIRTLWMTYIYRYMRPLIANGHLYLAQPPLYKVYKSSKSGEISKYAYSDDELEKVKKKIGKGALIQRYKGLGEMNPEQLWDTTLNPETRTLLQVTIEDAAKAEKMVSLLMGDIVEPRKNYMYKYGEF, from the coding sequence ATGAGTGATGATTTAATTAAGGGATACGATGTTACCGATTTAACATCCTTAGAAAAATTAGAACCTGTAAGAGTTAGACCAGGTATGTATATAGGGTCAACGGGAAGCAAGGGGTTACATCATTGTATTTGGGAGATATTAGATAATTCAATAGATGAAATTTCAAATGGTTATGGCGATAAAGCAATAATAATTTTAAATAAAGATAAAAGTGTTACAGTTATAGATAATGGTAGAGGAATACCTACAGGAATACATCCAGTTAAGAAAAAGTCTGGGGTAGAGATGGTATTTACAGAATTACATACTGGTGGGAAATTTGATAATAAAAATTATAAAACTTCAGGTGGATTACATGGAGTTGGAGCAGCTGTTGTAAATGCTCTTTCAAAATGGTTAGAGGTTGAAGTTCATCAAAATGGTAATATATATAAACAAAGATTTGAATACTGCTATGATAAAGATCTAAAAAAAGATATGCCAGGAACAGCGGTAGGAAAACTTGAATCTGTTGGAAAGTCAAAAGATACTGGTACAAGAGTTACATTTATGCCAGATAAAGAAGTTTTTTCTACAGTTGATTTTAAATTTGATATTATAGATGAAAGGCTACAAGAATTGGCATTTCAAAATAAAGGGATACATTTAGAGCTTATAGATAGAAGAAAAGATGAAGAAACAAAGAAAGAATATTATTCAGAGAGAGGACTTCTAGATTTTATAGATTATTTAAATGAAAGTAAGACTACTCTTCATCCTAATCCAATTTTCTTTGAAGGAGAAAGAGCACTTGATTCTACCCAAATGTTTGGTGAAGTATGTATTCAATTTACAGATTCAACAACAGAATATATAGCAAGTTATGTTAATAATATACCTACAACTGAAGCTGGCACTCATGAAACAGGGTTTAAAACAGGAATGACTAGAGCTTTTAAAGAAGGTGCAAAAAAGTTAGGTATATTAAAGGAAAAGGACAAAGATTTTGAAGGTGACGATTTAAGAGAAGGTATGACTGCAATAGTAAGGATTAAAATAACTAATCCTGTATTCGAAGGACAAACTAAAACTAAGTTAGGAAGTAGTGAAGCTTATACCATGATGAATGATTTAGCTTATACTAAGTTTGGTGAGTGGATAGAGGATAATAAAGATATTGCAACAATGATAATAAATAATGCTCTTCAAGCAGCACAAAGAAGAGAAAAAATAAAAAAAATAAATGATGCTGAAAAGAAAAAAGTAGGTAAAGGAACTGCTCCTTTAGCAGGAAAAGTTGCAGTATGTACTTTGAAAGATAATGCAGTAAATGAATTTATAGTAGTTGAGGGAGATTCTGCTGGTGGTTCAGCTAAACAAGCTAGAGATAGAAGATTTCAAACTATAATGCCATCTAAAGGTAAGATAATGAATACTGAAAAACAAAAGCTTGAAAATGTTTTGGCTTCAGAGGAATTAAAAATATTTAACACAGCAATTGGCACAGGAACATTAGATAATTATAAAGAAGAAGATTTGAAGTATGATAAGATTATTATAATGAGTGATGCTGACGTAGATGGTTATCATATTAGAACCTTATGGATGACGTATATTTATAGATATATGAGACCACTTATAGCTAATGGACATTTGTATCTTGCGCAACCACCACTATACAAGGTGTATAAAAGTTCTAAAAGTGGAGAAATTTCTAAATATGCATACAGTGATGATGAATTAGAAAAAGTTAAGAAGAAAATTGGAAAAGGTGCTCTTATACAAAGATATAAAGGACTTGGAGAAATGAACCCAGAACAGTTATGGGATACAACATTAAATCCTGAAACAAGAACCCTACTTCAAGTAACAATTGAGGATGCAGCAAAAGCTGAAAAGATGGTTTCATTATTAATGGGTGATATAGTGGAGCCAAGAAAGAATTATATGTATAAGTACGGTGAATTTTAA
- a CDS encoding DNA topoisomerase IV subunit A, translating to MAKKVNDIPRDNNIIRIPIEEAMPDNYLPYAIEVAKDRALPDVRDGLKPVHRRILYGAYLLKAYPDRPYYKSARIVGDILGKFHPHGDSSVYDAMVIMAQDFSTRETLIDGHGNWGSMDGDGAAAMRYTEARLAPIAMEMLRDIEKETVDMVPNYSDSELEPKVLPSRYPNLLVNGAFGIAVGLATNIPPHNLGEVTDGVLAYIDNPEVTTKDLMKYIKGPDLPTGGTLIGQNSLLSAYETGEGKVTLRAKTSIEKLENGRMGIVITEFPYRRNKAKLLQIISEMTGDKRHAKALEAITDIRDESDRNGIRAVIELKKAIDEDGADKILKYLFKKTDLQCNISFNMVALADGKPQTMGLKTIISHYVNHQKEIVTRRTIKELQIAEKRFHIVEGFIKAIDVLDEVIKTIRNSKSKKDAGVNLIEKFGFTQIQADAILELMLYRLTGLEIKVFQKEYNELEKTIKRLKKILDDEKELLRVVKTELKEITARFETPRKTVIIQDDSEAKIDLEELIVVEDVMLTISKDGFIKRIPLKTYNRSNANVEDIEYREGDKLKFLVKSNTVESLLLFTNLGNMYQIKGINIPEGKWKEKGERLDTLIKTLNLEKETLIGVISTNNLNPNKYIQFITSRGGIKKSSLDKFSTSYTKLQALKMKDGEEVIDIILLREDEETNFLKVETRNGLNFSLEIPVLENQPRNILPLQLFNLSSRDEILNIEYTDEMEFLEFSIGINSRGIIKGVSKVRKQDALKVNTDSKSDILLFTNKGNVYKISAFLLQNINKGDIVLNNIVDGMLPGEIVIKLYSLKKFTEDKSIYFFTKRGMIKKTLLKEFDGGYSSQIVYKFKYDKDEVISVDICDNINSEVVIVTKKAMAIKFSTENVNPMGKVASGVTGISLKEDDEVIFGRVFISNRNDVNGEVAVMSHIKLTLVSKSKSKKELDIEEIKLQNRAGRGSSALMIGIDDEVKEVIYN from the coding sequence ATGGCAAAGAAAGTTAATGATATACCTAGAGATAATAATATTATTAGAATCCCTATAGAAGAGGCAATGCCAGATAACTATCTTCCTTATGCAATAGAAGTAGCGAAGGATAGAGCTCTTCCTGATGTAAGGGATGGATTAAAGCCTGTTCATAGAAGAATATTATACGGAGCATATCTTCTTAAGGCGTATCCAGATAGACCATATTATAAGTCAGCTAGAATTGTTGGTGATATTCTAGGTAAATTCCATCCTCATGGAGATAGTTCTGTTTATGATGCAATGGTAATTATGGCACAAGATTTCTCTACAAGAGAAACTCTTATAGATGGACATGGTAACTGGGGATCTATGGATGGTGATGGTGCAGCTGCTATGAGATATACAGAAGCTAGACTTGCACCTATTGCAATGGAAATGCTTAGAGATATAGAAAAGGAAACTGTAGATATGGTTCCTAACTACTCAGATAGTGAATTAGAACCTAAAGTATTACCAAGTAGGTACCCAAACCTTTTAGTAAATGGGGCATTTGGTATAGCTGTAGGACTTGCAACTAATATACCACCTCATAATTTAGGCGAAGTAACAGATGGGGTACTTGCGTATATTGATAATCCAGAAGTAACAACAAAAGATTTGATGAAATATATAAAGGGACCAGACCTTCCAACAGGTGGAACACTTATAGGGCAAAATTCTTTACTTTCTGCATATGAGACTGGTGAGGGTAAAGTTACCCTAAGAGCAAAAACAAGTATTGAAAAACTAGAAAATGGAAGAATGGGAATAGTAATAACTGAATTCCCTTACAGAAGAAATAAAGCTAAATTACTTCAAATAATTTCAGAGATGACTGGAGATAAAAGGCATGCCAAAGCATTAGAGGCTATAACTGATATAAGAGATGAATCAGATAGAAATGGTATAAGAGCAGTTATAGAATTAAAAAAAGCAATAGATGAAGATGGTGCTGATAAGATTTTAAAGTATCTTTTTAAGAAAACAGATCTTCAATGTAACATAAGCTTTAATATGGTAGCATTAGCAGATGGTAAGCCACAAACTATGGGATTAAAAACTATAATAAGTCATTATGTTAATCATCAAAAAGAAATTGTTACAAGAAGAACAATTAAAGAACTTCAAATAGCTGAAAAGAGATTTCATATAGTAGAGGGATTTATAAAAGCTATAGATGTTTTAGATGAAGTTATAAAAACAATTAGAAATTCTAAATCAAAAAAAGATGCCGGTGTAAATTTAATAGAAAAGTTTGGATTTACTCAAATTCAAGCAGATGCAATATTAGAGTTAATGCTTTACAGGCTAACAGGTTTGGAAATAAAAGTATTCCAAAAGGAATATAATGAGCTAGAAAAAACTATAAAGAGATTAAAGAAAATATTAGATGATGAAAAAGAATTATTGAGAGTTGTGAAAACTGAGCTAAAAGAGATAACTGCAAGGTTTGAAACACCTAGGAAAACAGTTATTATACAGGATGATAGTGAAGCAAAGATAGATCTTGAAGAACTTATAGTAGTGGAAGACGTAATGCTTACAATATCAAAGGATGGATTTATAAAGAGAATACCTCTTAAAACATATAATAGATCTAATGCTAATGTAGAAGATATAGAATATAGGGAAGGGGATAAACTTAAGTTCTTAGTTAAGTCTAATACTGTTGAGAGTTTATTACTGTTTACTAACTTAGGTAATATGTATCAAATAAAAGGAATCAATATACCAGAAGGTAAATGGAAAGAAAAAGGTGAAAGGTTAGATACCTTAATAAAAACTTTAAATTTAGAGAAAGAAACTTTAATAGGCGTAATTTCTACCAATAATTTAAATCCAAATAAGTATATTCAATTCATTACTTCAAGGGGCGGAATAAAGAAAAGTTCCTTAGATAAATTTAGTACTTCATATACAAAGTTACAAGCTTTAAAAATGAAAGATGGAGAAGAAGTTATTGATATAATTTTATTAAGGGAAGATGAGGAAACTAACTTCTTAAAGGTTGAAACTAGAAATGGATTAAACTTTAGTTTAGAAATACCTGTACTTGAAAATCAACCAAGAAATATTCTTCCATTGCAATTATTTAATTTATCATCTAGAGATGAGATTTTAAATATAGAATATACAGATGAAATGGAATTTTTAGAGTTTTCTATAGGTATAAATTCAAGGGGAATTATTAAGGGAGTGTCTAAAGTCAGAAAACAAGATGCTCTTAAAGTTAATACTGATTCTAAAAGTGATATCTTACTGTTTACTAATAAGGGAAATGTATATAAAATTTCTGCATTTTTACTTCAAAATATTAATAAAGGTGATATAGTATTAAATAATATAGTTGATGGTATGTTACCAGGGGAGATAGTTATAAAACTATATTCTTTAAAGAAATTTACAGAAGATAAGAGTATATATTTCTTTACAAAAAGGGGAATGATTAAGAAAACTTTATTAAAAGAGTTTGATGGAGGATATTCTTCTCAAATAGTTTATAAGTTTAAATATGACAAAGATGAAGTTATATCTGTAGATATTTGCGATAATATAAACTCAGAAGTAGTTATAGTAACTAAAAAAGCTATGGCAATTAAATTCTCTACAGAAAATGTAAATCCTATGGGTAAAGTTGCCTCAGGAGTTACAGGGATAAGTTTAAAAGAAGATGATGAAGTTATATTTGGAAGAGTATTTATTAGTAATAGAAATGATGTCAATGGAGAAGTAGCAGTAATGTCGCATATAAAATTAACTCTTGTATCAAAAAGTAAGAGTAAAAAAGAATTAGATATAGAAGAAATAAAACTTCAAAATAGAGCTGGAAGAGGTAGTAGTGCCTTAATGATAGGTATTGATGATGAAGTTAAAGAAGTTATATATAATTAA
- the recJ gene encoding single-stranded-DNA-specific exonuclease RecJ: MKEKWILTNKKESFLKLRNNINENPLVLRILANRGISEAEIANKFLKVNLSDLYNGFLMKDMEKGIGIIKEAIEKNKKIIIYGDYDCDGVVSTVVLYKTLKKCGANFSYHIPNREEEGYGMNSDRIKKLNEEGYEVILTCDNGISAFEEVKLAKELGMEVVITDHHDIPLKKLGDEEMIQMIPMADAVINPKRPECKYPFKSLCGAGVALKFAQCLYEKLKIDNREYEKLIEYVSISTVCDVVDLLDENRVIVKKGLEMLNSTNNMGIQELKKVVELEDKQINEYHLGFVIGPCINATGRLETADLSVELLITEDRNRAKELAKELYNLNSRRQELTKESSERVIEKVEKEKLPSEKVIVVYDENIHESIAGIVAGRVKERFNLPCIVITKGKEMPKGSARSIEGYNMFEELSNCKELLSKFGGHPMAAGLSLEEENIEKLRKKLNNNCKLTNEDIIPIVRIDSPLPLEYLDEELVELIEGLRPFGKGNPSPLFAVKNVNVNRMWLMGKDKNFLKLRCEIQGKNLNIDGISFDKFIDFKEEYTKKFGEAEFLKACASSYINIKMDIIYYPNINEFNGKKNIQLMIKNLRIV, encoded by the coding sequence ATGAAGGAAAAATGGATATTAACTAATAAAAAAGAAAGTTTTTTAAAGTTACGTAATAATATTAATGAAAATCCACTAGTTTTAAGAATATTAGCCAATAGAGGAATCTCAGAAGCTGAAATAGCAAATAAGTTTTTAAAAGTTAACTTGTCAGATTTATATAATGGATTTTTAATGAAGGACATGGAAAAAGGAATAGGAATAATAAAAGAAGCAATAGAAAAAAATAAAAAGATAATTATTTATGGTGATTACGATTGTGATGGTGTTGTAAGTACAGTTGTTCTTTATAAAACTTTAAAGAAATGTGGTGCCAACTTTAGCTATCATATTCCAAATAGAGAAGAAGAGGGATATGGTATGAATAGTGACAGAATAAAAAAGTTAAATGAAGAAGGATACGAGGTAATTTTAACTTGTGATAATGGGATATCTGCATTTGAAGAAGTTAAATTAGCTAAAGAACTTGGAATGGAAGTTGTTATAACAGATCATCATGATATACCTTTGAAAAAGCTTGGTGATGAAGAAATGATTCAAATGATTCCCATGGCAGATGCAGTTATTAATCCTAAAAGACCTGAATGTAAATATCCTTTTAAAAGTTTATGTGGAGCAGGCGTTGCTTTAAAATTTGCACAATGCTTATATGAAAAACTTAAAATAGATAATAGAGAATATGAAAAGTTAATAGAATATGTGTCAATATCAACGGTATGTGATGTTGTTGACTTGTTAGATGAAAATAGAGTTATTGTTAAAAAAGGGTTAGAGATGTTGAATTCTACCAATAATATGGGGATCCAGGAACTAAAGAAAGTTGTAGAGTTAGAAGATAAACAAATTAATGAGTATCATTTGGGATTTGTTATAGGACCATGTATAAATGCAACTGGTAGACTTGAAACAGCAGATCTTTCGGTGGAACTTTTGATAACAGAAGACAGAAATAGAGCTAAGGAGTTAGCCAAAGAATTATATAATTTAAATTCTAGGAGACAAGAACTTACTAAAGAAAGTTCGGAAAGAGTTATAGAAAAAGTAGAAAAGGAAAAGCTGCCTAGTGAAAAGGTAATTGTAGTTTATGATGAAAATATACATGAAAGTATAGCTGGAATAGTAGCAGGAAGAGTAAAAGAAAGATTTAATTTACCATGTATAGTAATCACAAAAGGAAAAGAAATGCCAAAGGGATCAGCCCGTTCTATTGAGGGTTACAATATGTTTGAAGAATTATCAAACTGTAAAGAATTATTAAGTAAATTTGGAGGTCATCCAATGGCAGCTGGATTATCTTTGGAAGAAGAAAATATAGAAAAGTTAAGAAAAAAATTAAATAATAATTGTAAACTTACCAATGAGGATATTATTCCTATAGTTAGGATAGATTCACCATTACCTTTAGAATATTTAGATGAAGAATTAGTGGAACTTATCGAAGGATTAAGACCATTTGGAAAAGGAAATCCAAGTCCATTGTTTGCAGTTAAAAATGTAAATGTAAATAGAATGTGGTTAATGGGGAAGGATAAAAACTTTCTTAAATTAAGATGTGAAATTCAGGGTAAGAATCTAAATATAGATGGAATAAGCTTTGATAAATTTATAGATTTTAAAGAAGAATATACAAAAAAATTTGGAGAGGCAGAGTTTTTAAAAGCTTGTGCTAGTAGCTATATTAATATAAAAATGGATATAATATATTATCCAAATATAAACGAGTTTAATGGTAAAAAAAATATTCAATTAATGATTAAAAATTTAAGAATAGTTTAA
- the gdhA gene encoding NADP-specific glutamate dehydrogenase has translation MNGREYVDSVLEQVKKRNSGEVEFLDAVTEVLNSLVPVFDKHQEYIKAGILERIVEPERQIFFRVPWIDDNGNIQVNRGFRVQFNSAIGPYKGGLRFHPSVNQSIVKFLGFEQIFKNSLTGLPIGGGKGGSDFDPKGKSDMEVMRFCQSFMSELYKHIGPNIDVPAGDIGVGGREIGYMYGYYKKLKGANDQGVLTGKGLTYGGSLARTEATGYGLVYFTEEMLKDNGLSFAGKTVVISGSGNVAIYATKKAMELGAKVVALSDSNGYIYDENGINLDVVREIKEIKRGRIKEYIDKVPTAQYFDGFRGIWSIKCDIALPCATQGEIDAESAKILVKNGTIAVSEGANMPTTLEAIEILQNASIMFGPAKAANAGGVACSALEMSQNSIRLSWSFEEVDKKLQNIMTNIYQNSKKASEEYGNPKNILLGANIAGFMKVAEAMMSQGIV, from the coding sequence ATGAACGGTAGAGAATATGTTGATAGCGTTCTAGAGCAAGTAAAAAAGAGAAATTCAGGTGAAGTAGAATTTTTAGATGCAGTAACAGAGGTATTAAATTCTCTAGTTCCTGTATTTGATAAACATCAAGAATATATAAAAGCTGGTATTTTAGAGAGAATAGTTGAGCCAGAAAGACAGATATTTTTTAGAGTTCCATGGATAGATGATAATGGAAATATTCAAGTAAATAGAGGTTTTAGAGTACAATTTAATAGTGCTATAGGACCATATAAAGGTGGACTTAGATTTCATCCATCAGTAAATCAAAGTATAGTTAAATTTTTAGGTTTTGAACAAATATTTAAAAATTCATTAACAGGACTACCTATTGGCGGAGGAAAAGGTGGTTCAGACTTTGATCCAAAAGGAAAATCTGATATGGAAGTTATGAGATTTTGTCAAAGCTTTATGTCTGAGCTTTATAAACATATAGGTCCTAATATAGATGTTCCGGCTGGAGATATTGGCGTTGGTGGTAGAGAAATAGGATATATGTACGGATATTATAAAAAGTTAAAAGGTGCAAATGACCAAGGTGTTTTAACAGGTAAGGGATTAACATATGGTGGAAGTTTAGCTAGAACAGAGGCTACTGGATATGGTTTAGTATATTTTACTGAAGAAATGCTAAAAGATAATGGTTTAAGCTTTGCAGGGAAAACAGTAGTAATATCAGGATCTGGGAATGTTGCTATATATGCTACTAAGAAAGCAATGGAACTTGGTGCAAAAGTAGTTGCATTAAGTGATTCTAATGGATATATATATGATGAAAATGGAATTAATTTAGATGTAGTTAGAGAGATAAAAGAAATAAAAAGAGGAAGAATTAAAGAATATATAGACAAAGTTCCAACAGCACAATATTTTGACGGTTTTAGAGGAATATGGTCAATAAAATGTGATATAGCATTACCATGTGCAACTCAAGGTGAAATAGATGCAGAATCAGCAAAAATTTTAGTTAAAAATGGAACCATAGCTGTATCAGAAGGTGCAAATATGCCAACAACTTTAGAAGCTATTGAAATATTGCAAAATGCTTCTATAATGTTTGGACCAGCTAAGGCAGCAAATGCTGGTGGAGTTGCATGTTCAGCCTTAGAAATGTCACAAAATAGTATTAGATTATCATGGTCATTTGAAGAGGTAGATAAAAAACTTCAAAATATAATGACTAATATATATCAAAATTCAAAGAAAGCATCAGAGGAATATGGAAACCCAAAAAATATTTTACTTGGAGCAAATATTGCTGGCTTTATGAAAGTTGCTGAGGCTATGATGTCTCAAGGAATAGTTTAA
- a CDS encoding DJ-1 family glyoxalase III, translating to MKKVAVLLANGFETLEALTVVDILRRAEVGCDTFGVNGLEITTSHKIKIIADKVLDVNEVNKYDVLVLPGGMPGSINLRDDERVVSLIKEFNNNGKYVCAICAAPIALGKAEITTGKNITCYPGFEKELEGCNYKEDLVVIDNNIITGKGPAAAIEFAFEILSKINLEKVDEIKKGMLFI from the coding sequence ATGAAAAAAGTAGCTGTTTTATTAGCAAATGGGTTTGAAACATTAGAGGCGTTAACAGTTGTTGATATTTTAAGAAGAGCAGAAGTAGGTTGTGACACTTTTGGAGTAAATGGTTTAGAGATTACAACTTCTCATAAAATTAAAATTATTGCAGATAAAGTTTTAGATGTTAATGAAGTAAATAAATATGATGTTCTAGTTTTACCAGGTGGAATGCCAGGCTCTATAAATTTAAGAGATGATGAGAGAGTTGTATCATTAATAAAAGAATTTAACAATAACGGAAAGTATGTATGTGCAATTTGTGCAGCACCTATTGCACTAGGAAAAGCGGAAATAACAACAGGTAAAAATATAACTTGTTATCCTGGTTTTGAAAAAGAACTTGAAGGTTGCAATTATAAAGAAGATTTAGTTGTTATTGACAATAATATTATAACAGGTAAAGGGCCAGCAGCGGCTATTGAATTTGCATTTGAAATTTTAAGCAAGATTAACTTAGAAAAGGTAGATGAAATTAAAAAAGGTATGCTATTTATCTAG
- a CDS encoding glycosyltransferase family 2 protein has product MGDIIFSVTAVFQIFVFAITMYYFILAFMGLRRKDEKKNYKPEKKFAMIVAAHNEEVVIGKLIESMLNQNYPKELIDIFVIADNCTDNTAKIARKYGVNVYERFNDEQRGKGFALEWMFAKIFKMKKKYDAIAIFDADNLVSKNWCKEINSKMLEGYKVVQGYIDSKNPNDSWIATSYSIAFWSQNRMYQLARANVGLSNQIGGTGFAIDTEVLQKLGWGATCLTEDLEFSCKLVLNGEKVGWAHDAIIYDEKPLTLKQSWVQRRRWMQGFTDVASRYFFKLIKRGLKEKKWFILDCALYVIQPFLTLMLGISLLLTVLQVVSSNGLNIFLISYLFGDVLFKALAVIQFLITPLIMKLDNKISSGFFWMILFYSLSIFILPAILGDEGNMGTFILANVVYNGAFLLATGLFLGKKNLILFFRFLLYALYTLTWIPITIQGMLKKNNKDWNPTKHVRSIEICDV; this is encoded by the coding sequence ATGGGTGATATAATTTTTTCAGTGACAGCAGTTTTTCAAATATTCGTCTTTGCAATTACAATGTATTATTTTATTCTTGCCTTTATGGGATTAAGAAGAAAAGATGAAAAAAAGAACTACAAACCTGAAAAGAAATTTGCTATGATTGTTGCAGCTCATAATGAGGAAGTTGTAATAGGAAAATTGATAGAGAGTATGTTAAATCAAAATTATCCTAAAGAACTTATAGATATATTCGTAATTGCTGATAACTGCACTGATAACACTGCGAAAATAGCAAGAAAATATGGCGTAAATGTCTATGAAAGATTTAATGATGAGCAAAGAGGTAAAGGTTTTGCGTTAGAATGGATGTTTGCTAAAATATTTAAAATGAAGAAAAAGTATGATGCTATAGCTATATTTGATGCAGATAATTTAGTATCAAAAAATTGGTGTAAAGAAATAAACTCAAAGATGCTAGAAGGATATAAAGTAGTACAAGGTTATATAGACAGTAAAAATCCAAATGACTCATGGATAGCAACTTCATATTCAATAGCTTTTTGGTCACAAAATAGAATGTATCAATTAGCAAGAGCAAATGTTGGATTGTCTAATCAAATTGGAGGAACTGGGTTTGCTATAGATACAGAAGTACTTCAAAAACTTGGTTGGGGGGCCACTTGCCTAACTGAAGACTTAGAGTTTTCATGTAAATTAGTTTTAAATGGAGAAAAAGTAGGTTGGGCACATGATGCTATAATTTATGATGAAAAACCTTTAACATTAAAGCAGTCATGGGTTCAAAGAAGAAGATGGATGCAAGGATTTACAGATGTTGCATCAAGATATTTCTTTAAACTTATTAAAAGGGGCTTAAAAGAGAAGAAATGGTTTATTTTAGATTGTGCCCTTTATGTAATACAGCCATTTTTAACATTAATGTTAGGTATTTCATTATTACTAACAGTTCTTCAAGTAGTTAGTTCAAATGGATTAAATATATTCTTAATAAGTTATTTATTTGGAGATGTTTTATTTAAGGCGTTAGCTGTTATACAATTCCTTATAACGCCTTTAATTATGAAATTAGATAATAAAATTTCTTCAGGGTTCTTTTGGATGATTTTATTTTATTCCTTAAGTATATTTATTTTACCAGCAATATTAGGCGATGAAGGTAATATGGGTACATTTATATTAGCTAATGTAGTGTATAATGGAGCATTTTTATTAGCTACAGGATTATTCTTAGGAAAGAAGAATTTAATATTATTCTTTAGATTTTTATTATATGCATTATATACATTAACTTGGATTCCTATAACAATACAAGGTATGTTGAAAAAGAATAATAAGGATTGGAATCCAACAAAACATGTTAGAAGTATAGAAATTTGTGATGTATAG